In Longimicrobiaceae bacterium, the DNA window GATGAACCGAACGTCCCTTCTCGCCGCCGGGCTGGCGGCGCTCGCGGCCTGCGCGCCCACGGTCGGCCCCACGTCGGCCGGCGAGCCGAGCCCGCGCCCGGCGCTCGCCACCTACGCGGCCGACATGGTGCTGCGCAACGGCAAGATCTTCCTGGCGGACGACGCGGGCACCATCGCGCAGGCGGTGGCGCTGCGCGACGGCAAGGTGGTCGCCGTGGGCAGCGACGCCGACGTGGCGCCGCTGGTGGGCCTGCGCACGCAGGTGACCGACCTGGGCGGGCGCTTCGTGACGCCGGGCTTCAACGACGCGCACCTGCACTTCGCGCCCGGCGGGGCGTCGCTGCTGGACGTGCAGCTGCTGGGCGCGACCTCGCTGGACACCATCGCGGCACGGGTGAAGGCGGCGGCAGACAGCGCCCGGCCCGGCGAGTGGATCCAGGGCCGCGGCTGGGACCAGACGCGGCTGCCGGCCTCGCAGCTCACGGCGGTGGGCTGGCCCACGCGCGAGGTGCTGGACCGAGCGGCACCGCACAACCCGGTGCTGCTGGGGCGCGTAGACGGCCACACCGCCTGGGCGAACGCCGAGGCGCTGCGCCTGGCCGGCATCACCCGCACCACGCCCAACCCGTCCGGCGGCGAGATCGTGCGCGACCCCGCCACCGGCGAGGCGACGGGCATCCTCAAGGAGAGCGCGGCCGGGCTGGTGGAGCGCGTGGTCCCGGCACCCAGCGCGGCGCAGGTGCGGCGTGCCGTGAACGCCGCGCTCGACCTGGCGGCGCGCACCGGCGTGACCAGCGTGCAGAGCGAGGTGGACCCCACGTCGCTCCAGGTCTACCGGGAGATGGAGCACCAGGGCTCGCTCACCGTGCGCATCTACGGCTGGCTGCCGCTCACGATGGAGAGCATCCGCGGCTTCCGCACGCTGGGCGAGTCCGCGCCGTTCGGCGACGACTGGCTGCGCATCGGGATGCTGAAGGGCTACACCGACGGTACGCTGGGCTCGCGCACGGCGTACATGCTGGAGCCGTTCAGCGACGACCCGTCCACCCGCGGCCTGCCGCAGTACCGCGACTCGCAGCTCGACTCGCTGGTGGCGGCGGCCGACGCGGCGGGGCTCCAGGTGATCCTGCACGCCATCGGCGACGCGGCGAACCGGCAGGCGCTGAACGCGTTCGAGCGGGCGGCGCGCGCGAACGGCACCAGCGGCCGGCGCCACCGCATCGAGCACGCGCAGGTGCTGGACCGGGCGGATATCCCCCGCTTCCGGCAGCTCGGCGTGATCGCGAGCATGCAGCCCACGCACGCCACCAGCGACATGCGGTGGGTGGAGACGCGCATCGGTCACGAGCGCGCCGTGGAGGGCGCGTACGCATGGCGGTCGCTGCTGAACGCGGGCGCCAGGGTCATCTTCGGCACCGACTTCGCCGTGGAGCCCATGAACCCGATGGAGGGCATCTACTCCGCCGTCACCCGGCAGAGCCGCGAGGCGCCGGGCACACCCGCGGGCGGCTGGCTGCCGGAGCAGAAGCTGACGCGCGTGGAGGCGATCCGCCTCTACACCGCCGCGCCGGCCTACGGCGAGTTCCAGGAGGCGCGGAAGGGCACGCTCCAGCGCGGCATGCTTGCCGACC includes these proteins:
- a CDS encoding amidohydrolase, with translation MNRTSLLAAGLAALAACAPTVGPTSAGEPSPRPALATYAADMVLRNGKIFLADDAGTIAQAVALRDGKVVAVGSDADVAPLVGLRTQVTDLGGRFVTPGFNDAHLHFAPGGASLLDVQLLGATSLDTIAARVKAAADSARPGEWIQGRGWDQTRLPASQLTAVGWPTREVLDRAAPHNPVLLGRVDGHTAWANAEALRLAGITRTTPNPSGGEIVRDPATGEATGILKESAAGLVERVVPAPSAAQVRRAVNAALDLAARTGVTSVQSEVDPTSLQVYREMEHQGSLTVRIYGWLPLTMESIRGFRTLGESAPFGDDWLRIGMLKGYTDGTLGSRTAYMLEPFSDDPSTRGLPQYRDSQLDSLVAAADAAGLQVILHAIGDAANRQALNAFERAARANGTSGRRHRIEHAQVLDRADIPRFRQLGVIASMQPTHATSDMRWVETRIGHERAVEGAYAWRSLLNAGARVIFGTDFAVEPMNPMEGIYSAVTRQSREAPGTPAGGWLPEQKLTRVEAIRLYTAAPAYGEFQEARKGTLQRGMLADLVVWDADLLTIPEADILKAHPWMTVVNGQVVYHQ